Proteins encoded by one window of Haloarcula pelagica:
- a CDS encoding SDR family NAD(P)-dependent oxidoreductase, with protein sequence MTLLDGRVAVVTGGSSGIGRGIAREFADYGADAVVVADIREGPKEDGTPTHELIRAETDADATFVDCDVTDRADLAAAMDAADEFGGVSVMVNNAGIWQPEEFLDVSDDDYERTMDINLKGAYVGAQLAAERMLDGDGGSIINISSIAGLFGNGNWPTYSASKGGLTMLTYSLAHRFGSEGIRVNAIHPGGIETMIGGDSGGDPDQAEAFTQQVPLGRYGQPEDIGRAAVFLASDLASYVTGESLVVDGGWTSWR encoded by the coding sequence ATGACACTACTGGACGGCCGCGTCGCGGTCGTAACCGGCGGTAGCTCCGGTATCGGACGTGGAATCGCACGCGAATTCGCCGACTACGGGGCCGACGCCGTCGTGGTCGCCGACATCCGGGAGGGGCCAAAAGAAGACGGGACCCCGACCCACGAGTTGATCCGAGCGGAGACCGACGCCGACGCCACCTTCGTCGACTGTGACGTGACGGATCGGGCCGACCTGGCCGCGGCGATGGACGCGGCCGACGAGTTCGGCGGCGTCTCGGTGATGGTCAACAACGCCGGGATCTGGCAGCCCGAGGAGTTCCTCGACGTGAGCGACGACGACTACGAACGGACGATGGATATCAACCTCAAAGGGGCGTACGTCGGCGCCCAACTGGCCGCCGAACGGATGCTCGACGGCGACGGTGGCTCCATCATCAACATCTCCAGCATCGCGGGGCTGTTCGGCAACGGGAACTGGCCGACCTATTCGGCCTCGAAGGGCGGTCTGACGATGCTGACCTACTCGCTCGCCCACCGGTTCGGGAGCGAGGGCATCCGGGTCAACGCGATCCATCCCGGCGGGATCGAGACGATGATCGGCGGCGACAGCGGCGGCGATCCGGACCAGGCCGAGGCGTTCACCCAGCAGGTACCGCTGGGCCGGTACGGACAGCCCGAGGACATCGGGCGGGCGGCCGTGTTCCTGGCGAGCGATCTCGCCAGCTACGTCACCGGCGAGTCGCTGGTCGTCGACGGCGGCTGGACAAGCTGGCGGTAG